One region of Faecalibacter bovis genomic DNA includes:
- a CDS encoding acyl-CoA dehydrogenase family protein — MKSLYFNEDHELFRQSVIEYINKKKPFFDQWEEDRQVPKSVWKEMGEMGFLGLMYDEKYGGSNVDFFYSVILMEEMAKAGNAGLLGGFSVHSYMATNHINNIGSEELKQKYLVPSISGDILGAIAFTEPNAGSDVQGITTFAKKEGDHYIINGSKTYITSGCSADYFLTLCKTEAGFDIIVIDGDAPGITRNKLNKIGLHSSDTAEIFFQDVKIPTSNLVGNEGMGFYYVMESFQLERLCCAIMAIGAMDTIIAETLEFMKNRKAFGRPIAYFQVLRHRLADYCTDLECIRSLTYETCWRFMNGEYAIKQASMCKLKATELQNEVVAGCLQMHGGAGYMEDYPIARYFRDARVGTIYGGSSEIMREIIAKVVVDDVQFGKVY, encoded by the coding sequence ATGAAATCACTTTATTTTAATGAAGACCACGAATTATTTCGTCAATCGGTAATTGAATATATTAATAAAAAGAAACCATTCTTCGACCAATGGGAAGAAGATCGTCAAGTTCCAAAATCGGTTTGGAAAGAGATGGGAGAGATGGGATTTTTAGGTTTAATGTACGATGAAAAGTACGGCGGATCGAATGTAGATTTCTTCTATTCTGTTATCTTAATGGAGGAAATGGCAAAAGCCGGAAATGCTGGTTTATTAGGAGGTTTCTCTGTTCACTCGTATATGGCAACAAACCATATCAATAACATTGGATCAGAAGAATTAAAACAAAAATATTTAGTACCCTCTATTTCAGGTGATATTTTAGGAGCCATTGCTTTTACAGAGCCAAATGCAGGTTCAGATGTACAAGGAATTACAACTTTTGCAAAGAAAGAAGGGGATCATTACATCATTAATGGTTCTAAAACCTACATTACAAGTGGATGTTCAGCGGATTATTTCTTAACATTATGTAAGACAGAAGCTGGTTTTGATATTATCGTTATCGATGGGGATGCACCTGGAATTACACGTAATAAATTAAATAAAATCGGATTACACTCTTCGGATACGGCAGAAATTTTCTTCCAAGATGTGAAAATTCCAACCTCTAATTTAGTTGGAAATGAAGGAATGGGATTCTATTATGTCATGGAGTCTTTCCAATTAGAGCGTTTATGTTGTGCAATTATGGCGATTGGAGCAATGGATACAATTATTGCTGAAACGTTAGAGTTTATGAAGAATCGTAAAGCGTTTGGTCGTCCAATTGCTTACTTCCAAGTATTACGTCACCGTTTAGCGGATTATTGTACAGATTTAGAGTGTATTCGCTCGTTAACGTATGAAACGTGTTGGCGTTTTATGAATGGAGAATATGCGATTAAACAAGCTTCAATGTGTAAATTAAAAGCAACAGAGTTACAGAATGAAGTAGTTGCTGGATGTTTACAAATGCACGGTGGAGCAGGATATATGGAAGATTATCCAATTGCGCGTTATTTCCGTGATGCGCGTGTCGGAACAATCTATGGTGGTTCTTCCGAGATTATGCGTGAGATTATCGCTAAGGTGGTCGTGGACGACGTACAATTTGGTAAAGTCTATTAA
- a CDS encoding CaiB/BaiF CoA transferase family protein, with amino-acid sequence MMNILNGIKILDFSRLLPGPMATKQLMQMGAEVIKIEHPKKPELTRLIPPFEDGISVSYLMVNKGKEVRQIQYETEEGRNEIYELVKEVDVLIETFRPGTMQKLGFDYQTLKTINPKLIYVSCTSYGQSGPYAHLAGHDLNFMAYSGLLANNKNIDGNITMPSYQVVDLYGGTEQIINSVLLGIIQRSNTEKGDWFDVSITEAALPMNALLAPPVWYNEKAQAFDVLSGKLPHYTYYKCKDDKFVVLAGLEDKFWQNLCTKLGREEWKSENLMTLIHRQDIRQELIDLFLTKTRDEWVEFFQDTEVCFSPVLEFEETLSNPHFTEKGSFEFTEDGKHIIGFKLGIKQLSDS; translated from the coding sequence ATGATGAACATATTAAACGGAATAAAAATTCTTGATTTTTCAAGGTTACTTCCAGGTCCAATGGCAACTAAGCAATTGATGCAAATGGGCGCGGAAGTAATAAAAATAGAACATCCGAAAAAACCTGAACTAACGCGATTAATTCCACCTTTTGAGGATGGAATATCAGTTTCTTATTTGATGGTGAATAAAGGTAAAGAAGTTCGTCAAATTCAATACGAAACAGAAGAAGGTAGAAATGAAATTTATGAATTGGTAAAAGAAGTGGATGTATTAATCGAAACGTTTCGTCCTGGAACGATGCAGAAATTAGGTTTTGATTATCAAACGTTAAAAACCATTAATCCTAAATTAATTTATGTTTCGTGTACTTCTTATGGTCAATCTGGACCTTATGCACATTTGGCTGGACATGATCTTAATTTTATGGCTTATTCTGGTTTATTAGCAAATAATAAAAATATTGATGGAAATATTACGATGCCTTCTTATCAAGTAGTAGATTTATATGGAGGAACGGAGCAAATTATCAATTCGGTTTTATTAGGAATTATTCAGCGTTCAAATACAGAAAAAGGCGATTGGTTTGATGTTTCGATTACCGAAGCAGCATTACCGATGAATGCGTTATTGGCGCCGCCTGTTTGGTACAATGAGAAGGCTCAAGCGTTTGATGTTTTAAGTGGTAAATTACCGCATTATACCTACTACAAATGTAAAGATGATAAGTTTGTTGTTTTGGCTGGTTTGGAAGATAAATTTTGGCAAAATTTATGCACGAAATTAGGACGTGAAGAGTGGAAATCCGAAAACTTAATGACTTTGATTCATCGTCAAGATATTCGTCAAGAATTAATCGATTTATTTTTAACTAAAACTAGAGATGAATGGGTTGAATTTTTCCAAGATACAGAAGTTTGTTTTTCGCCTGTTTTAGAGTTTGAAGAAACATTATCTAATCCTCATTTTACTGAAAAGGGAAGTTTTGAATTTACTGAAGATGGAAAACATATTATTGGATTTAAGCTAGGTATTAAGCAATTAAGTGATTCTTAA
- a CDS encoding septal ring lytic transglycosylase RlpA family protein yields the protein MRRSIFAILTIIMIAPIAKAESNLTTDLFTVENSNPIKEKELKNTTSKEEKSTTNEVSEAVEEAKEKLTGIVSWYADKFHGSKTSSGELYNKNEYTAAHKTLPFGTKVKVTNVRNGKSVIVKINDRGPHSKSRVLDLSRAAFTEIGSINAGILNIEMEVVD from the coding sequence ATGAGAAGAAGCATTTTCGCAATATTAACGATCATTATGATCGCTCCAATAGCAAAAGCTGAGAGTAATTTAACTACAGATTTATTTACAGTTGAAAACTCTAACCCTATCAAAGAAAAAGAGTTAAAAAACACAACTTCAAAGGAAGAAAAATCTACTACAAACGAAGTTTCCGAAGCTGTAGAAGAAGCTAAAGAAAAATTAACTGGTATTGTTTCTTGGTACGCAGATAAATTTCACGGAAGTAAAACATCAAGCGGCGAATTATACAACAAAAACGAGTACACAGCTGCACACAAAACTTTACCATTTGGTACAAAAGTAAAAGTAACAAATGTTAGAAATGGAAAATCTGTTATTGTTAAAATTAATGATAGAGGACCACATTCAAAATCAAGAGTTTTAGACTTAAGTAGAGCAGCATTTACTGAAATAGGATCTATTAACGCTGGAATTTTAAACATAGAAATGGAAGTCGTAGACTAA
- the dnaG gene encoding DNA primase — MISKNSIDTIFNTARVEEVIGDFVQLKRAGSSLKGLSPFTDEKTPSFVVSPAKQIWKDFSTGKGGNVVSFLMELEQFSYPEALRWLAKRYNIEIEEDTNFSPEQKEAQKTKESLYILTEVAKNFFVNQLHESEEGNMIGLSYFKERGFSNEIIKRFELGYSPNKWDAFAEYAEKKGYSKEIIEASGLVSYKEDGKRFDKFRERVIFPIYSYSGRPIGFGGRILRNDVKAAKYLNSPENEIYFKSKTLYGLFQAKQAILKQDECLLVEGYTDVLSMHQAGIENVVASSGTALTKEQIVMIKRLTSHVTVMYDGDAAGIRASFRGIDMILAQELNVKILPLPDGEDPDSFARKHSSSELSTYIKENSTDFIKFKANLLLEEAKQDPVKKSELIREIIKSIALIPNMIQRELYVMETAKIMEIREDVLFKTLAQINNREEPISPIVDKKSDLTIIPTNDKKIVVNNLTVIEDEIIKLIMQFGDLEVELKNDQNEIYVTTVIEEIINQFNHNDLKLSNPLYQNIINEVEIGLENNELRSGNYFSRSTDQNVTQLATQMMIDSHSISENWKLKQGITTKSIEDSIAKDLFDVLLRFKALYIEKEIKLLMDSTKNPEMSDNDRAEIIKKVMELTKIKMFFNSHLDRII, encoded by the coding sequence TTGATTTCTAAAAATTCCATTGATACCATTTTTAACACTGCCAGAGTTGAGGAAGTAATTGGTGATTTTGTACAGTTAAAACGTGCAGGAAGTAGTTTGAAAGGACTTTCTCCTTTTACTGACGAAAAAACACCATCTTTTGTAGTCTCTCCGGCGAAGCAAATTTGGAAAGATTTTTCAACCGGAAAAGGTGGAAATGTCGTATCATTTCTGATGGAATTGGAACAATTTAGCTATCCCGAAGCACTTCGTTGGTTAGCTAAACGATACAACATAGAAATTGAAGAGGATACTAATTTTTCGCCAGAGCAAAAAGAAGCTCAAAAAACGAAAGAAAGTCTATATATCTTAACAGAAGTTGCTAAAAACTTTTTTGTTAATCAACTTCATGAATCTGAAGAAGGAAATATGATTGGTTTATCATATTTCAAAGAACGTGGATTTTCAAATGAAATTATTAAACGATTTGAGTTAGGATATTCTCCAAATAAATGGGATGCTTTCGCTGAATATGCTGAAAAAAAAGGGTATTCTAAAGAAATTATTGAAGCTTCTGGTTTAGTTAGTTATAAAGAAGATGGAAAACGTTTTGATAAATTTAGAGAACGTGTTATTTTTCCTATTTATAGTTATTCTGGACGACCAATTGGTTTCGGAGGTCGAATATTGCGTAACGATGTAAAAGCTGCCAAATATTTAAATTCACCTGAAAACGAAATTTACTTTAAGAGTAAAACTTTATATGGACTTTTTCAAGCTAAACAGGCGATCTTAAAACAAGACGAATGTTTATTAGTTGAAGGTTACACTGATGTTCTTTCTATGCATCAGGCCGGTATAGAAAATGTTGTGGCAAGTTCTGGAACAGCATTAACGAAGGAGCAAATTGTAATGATTAAACGTCTTACCTCTCATGTAACAGTGATGTACGACGGTGATGCTGCTGGTATTAGAGCTTCTTTTCGTGGTATTGATATGATTTTAGCTCAAGAATTGAACGTTAAAATTTTGCCTTTACCAGATGGCGAAGATCCAGATTCTTTTGCAAGAAAACATTCATCATCCGAGCTTTCGACGTATATAAAAGAAAATTCTACCGATTTCATCAAATTCAAAGCAAATCTTCTTTTAGAGGAAGCTAAACAAGATCCTGTTAAAAAATCAGAATTAATCAGGGAAATTATCAAATCCATTGCTTTAATTCCTAACATGATTCAGCGAGAATTATATGTTATGGAAACTGCTAAAATTATGGAAATACGTGAAGATGTACTTTTCAAAACTTTAGCGCAAATCAATAATAGAGAAGAACCTATTTCACCTATTGTTGATAAAAAAAGTGATTTAACAATAATTCCTACCAACGACAAAAAAATTGTTGTTAATAATTTAACTGTTATTGAAGATGAAATCATTAAACTTATAATGCAATTTGGTGATTTGGAAGTTGAATTAAAAAATGATCAGAACGAAATATATGTTACCACAGTGATTGAAGAAATTATCAATCAATTTAATCATAACGATCTTAAATTATCTAATCCGCTTTACCAAAATATTATAAATGAGGTTGAAATTGGTTTAGAAAACAATGAATTAAGAAGTGGAAATTATTTTTCTAGATCTACCGATCAAAATGTAACTCAATTAGCTACCCAAATGATGATTGATTCTCATTCAATCAGTGAAAATTGGAAATTAAAACAAGGAATTACTACCAAATCTATCGAAGATTCTATTGCAAAAGATTTATTTGATGTATTACTAAGGTTTAAAGCTTTATATATAGAGAAAGAAATAAAACTGTTAATGGATTCAACGAAAAATCCTGAGATGAGTGATAATGATCGTGCTGAAATTATTAAAAAAGTGATGGAATTAACGAAAATTAAAATGTTCTTTAATTCTCATTTAGATAGAATAATTTAA
- a CDS encoding META domain-containing protein translates to MKKTILKMMFVGILATAFTTSCSTTLPGITKPTDNNSILGKWELDYLATNDGKSLVDSFPNGAPYLNFVSNTLLNGSDGCNTLNGTVDVKGNEITFGNLASTMKACQGVNDYAFNSKLKGNLKYSISDDTLTLIQGDIAVMRFKRPTALQGTWVLEEFIGKDRSAKTLDQRFPNKKPTVTFQNNQISGTNGCNNLTGGYLAVGKTIKMGNIATTRMACDGVDEASFNERFNATNSYEISNGKLILYADGVKTMVFGNLKQPR, encoded by the coding sequence ATGAAAAAAACTATCCTAAAAATGATGTTTGTTGGAATTTTAGCAACTGCATTCACTACATCTTGCTCAACTACACTACCTGGAATTACAAAACCTACTGATAATAATTCAATCTTAGGAAAATGGGAGTTAGATTACCTTGCTACAAATGATGGTAAATCTTTAGTAGATAGTTTTCCTAATGGAGCACCTTATTTAAATTTTGTTTCAAATACTTTATTAAATGGTTCTGATGGTTGTAATACATTAAATGGAACTGTAGATGTAAAAGGAAATGAAATAACTTTTGGAAATTTAGCATCAACAATGAAGGCTTGTCAAGGTGTAAATGACTATGCATTCAATTCTAAATTAAAAGGAAATTTAAAATATTCGATAAGTGATGATACGTTAACTTTAATCCAAGGGGATATTGCAGTTATGAGATTTAAAAGACCAACAGCTTTACAAGGAACTTGGGTTTTAGAAGAATTTATTGGAAAAGATCGTTCTGCTAAAACTTTAGATCAACGTTTTCCTAATAAAAAACCAACGGTTACTTTCCAAAATAACCAAATTTCTGGAACTAATGGATGTAATAATTTAACAGGTGGTTACTTAGCAGTTGGTAAAACTATTAAAATGGGAAATATCGCTACAACCAGAATGGCATGTGATGGGGTAGATGAAGCAAGTTTTAATGAACGTTTTAATGCCACTAACTCTTACGAAATTTCTAATGGTAAATTAATTTTGTATGCAGATGGTGTAAAAACTATGGTTTTTGGTAACTTAAAACAACCAAGATAA